The Geobacillus genomosp. 3 genome segment TTGTTCGCATTGTACATGGCGGAGGCGGAAGCCTAACTGACGGACTGCCTCAAGAAACGCCTCGACGAGCGGATGCGGCTCGATGGCAAGATAGTCGCGGTCTTGCGGGTCGAGCGCCATTTTAATGTCAAGGCCGGTTTGCAGCCATACACGCGACGTGCCGACCGTGACCGGCACATCGTACGGCAAGGCGAATTGAAACGGGATCGTCTTTGTTTCATTCGGTCCGATTGTCAGCGAGTCGCTCACTTTGTAGCGCGCCAGCACGGCTTTTTCTTCGAATTTCTTATCATCGATTTCGCGGATGTACGTTGTGACTAGTGCCAAATAAATTTCATCGATATGCTGTTCGACGTTGCCGCCACGAATGTCGACAACCCCCTCGACGGTTTCCCCCTGGACGTATTGTGCTTTTGTCAGTTTCGTATCGACTGTGGCAGATCCGATGCCGATGGAGCTTAATAGTTTTTTGAACAATAGGTTCTCCCCCTTTTTGGTTATGTTTCGTCTCGTTTGGGAATACGCGGTTCCTAGTAAAAAGGTTCCATTTTTGTTATAACATAATGTTCGGAGGGGTTCCACTATTTTGGAAAACAAAGAGGTTTTTGCTAAAATGGCGCATATGGATGAGAAGGGCGGGTTGTGAATGAAACGGGTCATTCACGTCGTCGGGGCAGCCATCTTCAATGAACAAAGGGATGTGTTATGCGCGTTGCGTGCGCCAAATATGTCGCTTCCAAACGTGTGGGAGTTTCCCGGCGGCAAGGTGGAGAAAGGGGAAAGTCCGGAAGCAGCCTTAGTTCGGGAAATTCGCGAGGAGCTTGGCTGCACCGTTTCAGTTGGCAAGCTGCTGGCTGATGTGTTTCACGAGTACGAACATGCCGTGATTCATTTGCGCACATACGAAGCTCACCTGACCGATGGGGTGCCGCGGGCGCGGGAGCATGCCGAACTCCGATGGGTGCCGCTCTCTCAGCTTCGTGACCTAGCATGGGCGCCGGCTGACCTCCCCACCGTTGAAGCGCTGCTAGAAAAGGGTCGTTCATAGGCAGGCAAGGCATCGAGTGGGGGATGGGGCAACGGTTGTATTCAACGAACAAGCCTGTTGGCGGCTGCCCTCCCAGCAGTCCCAACAGGCTTGTTTTCTTGCCCGCTGTCTAGCGGACGCGCGACGGTTCATCCGCGGCGGTGCACGCTTCGGCCAAGGCGAGGTCGGCGGCGGCGTCTTCTGCCGTCACAAGGCCGCGCTCATTTTGGTTTTCGATCAAGCGGCAAAAGTCAAGAAAGCGCGCTTGAGCGATTGCCTCATACCAGCCATGGCGGTCTGAGAGTGTGATCGTGCGCTCATATGGGATGCGCGGGGCGGCCGGCGATGCAACAGGCGGTGCCAGGCGGTCGGCAGCATGCCTCATTGGTTCGATGGCGTCGGCGTATGGCTGTTTCGGAATGGCATCAAGCAAGGCGTCAATATATGCCGCTTCATCGGCCGAGACGAGGCCGGAGACGGACAGCTGCATCGGAATCCAGCCGTCAAGCACGATGCGGCCGCGTTTCGTATGAATGTGCCAGTGCGTTGATTCAGGAGCGGTCGGGTCCATTGTAAAGCCGTGATAATAGTGGACCGGGACGAGCCGGCCGTTGTTTTCATGAATCACCGTGGCGCCGACGCGCGGCCGTGTGCCGTTCTGTTCGTGCAAGGCGAACCCTTGCGCCTTGGCGGCTTCACCGAACCAGTGGCGGCCGACTTCGAAAAAGTGAACGCCATGCTCAATGAAAATGCCGCCGCTTTGCCGTTCATCCCAAAACCAATGGCCGTTTGCCACGCGGTGAACGGCGTTGTGCAAGCTTGCGTAATCGACGTCTCCGAGCGATGAATGACGAATAAGCTGGCAGATGGCTTCTATGAGCGGATGGTAGCGCAAGACGAGATTGACAGCCAACGCCCGCCTGCGGTTTTCGGCCAGTTCGATGTTGGCTCGAAGCGTCTCGGCGGTGAGGCCGCCCGGTTTTTCAAGCAACACATGTTTCCCTGTTTCGAGCGCCCGCTTGGCAAGCGGGGCGTGCAAGTGCGGTGGGGTAGTGAGAATAACGATATCAAGATGTGGATCGTTTATCAGTTCTTCGGCTTGACGATATTCCCGCACGCCGTCAATTTGCGGATTGCGGGAATGGTAGGCGGCAATAACGCGCCGGCGCTTTTCATCCGTTCGCCCGGCGACAGCGGTGAGATGAAAGGAAGGAAGCGGGGCGAGCGCGGCGGCTAAAAATTCAGCAAACGCACCGGCGCCGGCGATACCGACACGGTAACAGAAAGATGAAGAAATCATGGCGTATTCTCCTCCTCCCTTACATATATATATAGCATTACCAATCTCCATTATACCGCAAAGATAAGAGAGGGGAGGAGTTCGGGCTCCTAAACTTGTAAACAATTGATGATTCATCGACACCATCCGACAATCATTTCGCTTGCGTAAGAGAAGGAATATTATGTATATTATTATTAGCAACCATCACAACCGAGTGCTAGCAATCTATGAACTACTTTCATTTTCTCGCTCATCCATCAAGAATTGTGTCTAGTTTTGTAAAAAAAAACGTATGGAGGGATGACGAAATGAAGGCATTGTTGCTGGCAGGAGGATTAGGCACACGTCTTCGTCCATTGACCGAGAATATCCCCAAACCGATGGCCCCGATTGCGAACCGGCCATGGCTTGAGCACCTCATCGTTCATCTTCGCGACCAAGGAGTCAACGAATTTGTCATCGCTGCCCATCATTGTTCAGAAGTGATCCGCCGTTATTTCGGCGACGGGAAGGAGCTGAACGTCAACATTACATACGCGCTTGAACCGTTCCCGCTCGGAACGGCCGGGGCGATTAAAAATGCCGAACGTTGGCTTGACGAACGGTTCCTCGTGTTTAACGCCGATATTGTGCATTTGCCGCAATTGGTTCCTCTGCTTGATTTCCACCGCCAGCATGGCGGCCTTGCGACCATTGTGTTAACAGAGGTTGACGACCCCTCTTCCTATGGCGTCGTGGAACAAGACGACCGTGGGCAAATTTTACGCTTTATTGAGAAACCGCGCCGTGAGGAAGCGCCGTCCAACCGGATCAATGCCGGCATGTATATTTTGGAGCCGGACGTGATGCGCTACATTCCGGCTGAGCAGGAAGTATCGATTGAACGCGAAACGTTCCCGCTTCTTATTGAGAAGAACGCCGGTGTCTATGGCACTGTCAGCAGCGGCTATTGGCGCGACATGGGTACGCCGGCCCGTTACCGCCAAGTGCATTGGGATGTGTTGAGCCGGGAATTTCCGCTGCCGATCAAAGGGCGCGAGATTCAGCCGGGCGTGTTTGTTGGAGAAAATGTCAAGGTTAGTTCGGGTGTACTGTTTGTACCTCCTGTGCTAATTGGAAATAATGTAAAAATCGGCCATCAAACAGTCATCGGCCCGTATGCCGTTATCGGTGACCATTGTCAAATCGGTGCCCGCGTCCATTGCGCGCAGACAATTGTCTGGGATCGCTCCCTCATTCGTGATCGCAGCCGGTTGCAAAACAGTATTTTCGGCTACCGGACGGTGACGACAGCTGGAGAAGTATTCGAAGGTTTGATTATCAATCAGTTTAAGGAGGCGGTGCAAGCATGACCCGAATTGCGTACGTCAGTACATATCCGCCGCGCAAGTGCGGATTAGCCACGTTTACGGAACATCTTCGCCAAAGCATTGATAGTGTTCGCGGATCGTCAGAGGGCGACCGGGTGATTGTCCTGTATAACGAAAACGATGGTGATGATGTCTATCGCGGCAACCCGGCATATTGGCCGCTTCCGGCGCAACAGCGCGCCGCTTATACAGAGATGGCGAAACGGGTGAATGAAAGTGAGATTGATGTTGTTGTGTTGCAACACGAATTTGGTATTTTCGGTGGCGAGGCCGGTGAATACATTCTCGATTTCATCGCGGCGCTCGAAAAGCCGCTCGTGACGACGTTCCATACGGTGTTTGCCGACCCCATGCCGCCGTATCGCCCGATTCAGGAGAAGATCGCGGCGGCGAGCGATGCGATCATCGTCATGAACCGGCAGGCGATTCCGTATTTGGTCAAAGCGTTTGGCTTGTCGGAAAAGAAAATCGTCTATATCCCGCACGGCGCTCCAGGACCAAGCCCCGAGAACCGCGAATGGCTGCGGCGCCGTCTTGGATTTAGCGGGCGCAAAGTGATGTTCACCTTTGGGCTGTTAAGCCGCGGCAAAGGGATTGAGTCAGTGCTCGCCGCGCTGCCGGGCGTCATCCGCCGCGTGCCGGAAACGTTGTATGTCATCGCTGGCCAGACGCATCCAGAGGTGAAAAAGCGGGAAGGCGAGGCATATCGCGAGGAGTTAAAAGCGCTGATTCACCGATTGGGGCTCGATGGCCATGTCCGCATGGAGGATCGGTATTTCAGCGAGGAAGAGTTGATTGATTATTTGACGGCGTGCGATTTGTACGTCACCCCGTACCCCGGCATGCAGCAAATTACAAGCGGCACGCTCGCCTATGCAGTCGGCGTCGGCCGTCCGGTCATTTCGACGCCGTATGAGCATGCGCGCGATTTGTTGCAGGGCTGCGGGGAGTTGCTGTTGCCGTATGGCGACACCGCCCGATGGGAAGAACGGCTTGGGCAGCTGTTGGCCGATGAGGCGGCGTTAAAACGTTGGGAAGAAACCGTACGCCAAATCGGGGTGAACACGCATTGGCCGCGCGTCGGCGAACAGCATATCGCCTTGTTTGCGCGCGTGTGCGCCGCGAAACGCGGGGAGGTGAAGGCGGTTGACTTTGTCAGTCATTAAGTTCGACCATCTCGAGCGCATGACTGACGACACCGGGCTGCTCGAGCATAGCCTCGGTCGCATTCCACGGCGGCGCGAAGGGTATTCGACCGACGACAACGCCCGCGCCATATGGGGGTGTCTCGAGTGGCTGGCATTGCTCGATGATCAAGAAACAAGGGAGCGGCTGTATCGTCTGCTTGACCGGTATTTAGCCTTTTTGCTGTGGGCGCAAAACGATGATGGGACGTTCCATAACAACTTTTTCTTCGATCGGACGAAAGAGGAAGAGACGCCGTCAGACGACTGCTTTGGGCGGTCGTTTTGGGCGTCGGCGATAGCGTATATACAATTGGAAGACCTGGCACGGTGTGAGGCGGCCGCGGACATGCTGAGGCGGGCGCTGCCAGCGGCATGGGAGCTTCGCTCGCTGCGCGGCGTCGCTTGGGGACTGGCGACGTGCAGCGTTTTGCTCAAAGAGGAGAGAGCGCCCGGCATCGATAAGGAAGAGTTGACTGCGTTGGCGGAGCGGTTTGAGCGGAGGCTGCTTGCGGCCTACGAGACGCACGCGGACGCCGACTGGCGTTGGTACGAGCCGGAGCTGACCTATGGAAACGGGGTGCTGCCATGGGCGCTTTGGACGGCGTACCGGCGCATGCCAAGGCAAGAGGTCAGGAAGGCGGCGGAAGAAAGTCTCAACTTTTTGATCGAGAAGATGAGCGGACCGGCGGGCGTCATTCGCCCGGTCGGCAACCGCGGCTGGTGCAGCCGTCGCTACCGCGCCGATTGGGATCAGCAGCCGCTCGATGTGATGAAGCTCGCCCTGGCGGCGCGCGAGGCGTATTGGGCGACGGAAGAGAAGCGGTATCGTGACGTTGTCCGTCGTTGCCTTGCATGGTTTTATGGAAACAATGATGGCCGCGTTCCATTGGCTGACCAAAGCGATGGCAGCTGTTGCGATGGGCTTGGTCCAAACGGCCCGAACCCGAATCGGGGGGCAGAGTCGACGTTATCCTACTTATTAACGGCAGCAATTGCTCAGTCGATTTCGGTGGAGGTGGTTATGGATGAGCTTTTCAGCAATGAAACAATTCGCATGGCCAGCACACATGTTTAAAGAATACGATATTCGCGGGCGCGCCGGCGAGGAGCTTGACGAGCCGTTTGCGTATTGGCTCGGACGGGCTTTTGCCGACATGATGCAAAAGGAAGGGGAAAAGAGGGCGGTTGTCGCCCATGACAATCGCTTGTCGTCGCCGGCGTTGCATCGGTCGTTAAAGGACGGTTTGCTCGATGGCGGGTGCGATGTTGTGGACATTGGGCTGTCGACGACGCCGATGTTCTATTATAGTCTGCACTATACGCATATCCCATGCGGTATGATCGTAACCGCCAGCCATAATCCAGGCGATGAGAACGGGTTTAAAATCGCCATGGGAAAAACGACGATTTACGGTGAGCGCATTCAAGCGCTGCGGCGCGCGATGGAGCGTCTTGCAAAAGAGCAACCGCGGCCTAAGACGCCGCGGGGACGGGAGGAAATGCTGAGCTTTGTTCCGGCGTATAAGGACATGCTGGCGGAAAAAATTAAACTTGGCCCGCGGAAGCTGAAAGTGGTTGTCGACTGCGGCAACGGCACCCCGTCGATCATAGCGCCGGACGTGCTGAAGGCATGGGGATGTGACGTCATTCCGCTTTACTGCGAATCCGATCCGACGTTCCCGAATCACCACCCGGATCCGGTCGTGCCGGAAAACTTGGTTGATTTGATTGAAACGGTGCGCAAGGAGCGGGCCGATCTCGGTTTGGCGTTTGACGGTGACGGCGACCGGATTGGCGTTGTGGA includes the following:
- a CDS encoding sporulation protein yields the protein MFKKLLSSIGIGSATVDTKLTKAQYVQGETVEGVVDIRGGNVEQHIDEIYLALVTTYIREIDDKKFEEKAVLARYKVSDSLTIGPNETKTIPFQFALPYDVPVTVGTSRVWLQTGLDIKMALDPQDRDYLAIEPHPLVEAFLEAVRQLGFRLRHVQCEQAPRYWQRRLPFVQEFEFKPVSGPFKGRLDELEAIFFVSEHGVEVILEIDRKARGFAGLLSEALDMDETLVRFTYGPSDVASLPQRLANAIGRHS
- a CDS encoding (deoxy)nucleoside triphosphate pyrophosphohydrolase — translated: MKRVIHVVGAAIFNEQRDVLCALRAPNMSLPNVWEFPGGKVEKGESPEAALVREIREELGCTVSVGKLLADVFHEYEHAVIHLRTYEAHLTDGVPRAREHAELRWVPLSQLRDLAWAPADLPTVEALLEKGRS
- a CDS encoding Gfo/Idh/MocA family protein; amino-acid sequence: MISSSFCYRVGIAGAGAFAEFLAAALAPLPSFHLTAVAGRTDEKRRRVIAAYHSRNPQIDGVREYRQAEELINDPHLDIVILTTPPHLHAPLAKRALETGKHVLLEKPGGLTAETLRANIELAENRRRALAVNLVLRYHPLIEAICQLIRHSSLGDVDYASLHNAVHRVANGHWFWDERQSGGIFIEHGVHFFEVGRHWFGEAAKAQGFALHEQNGTRPRVGATVIHENNGRLVPVHYYHGFTMDPTAPESTHWHIHTKRGRIVLDGWIPMQLSVSGLVSADEAAYIDALLDAIPKQPYADAIEPMRHAADRLAPPVASPAAPRIPYERTITLSDRHGWYEAIAQARFLDFCRLIENQNERGLVTAEDAAADLALAEACTAADEPSRVR
- a CDS encoding sugar phosphate nucleotidyltransferase, which produces MKALLLAGGLGTRLRPLTENIPKPMAPIANRPWLEHLIVHLRDQGVNEFVIAAHHCSEVIRRYFGDGKELNVNITYALEPFPLGTAGAIKNAERWLDERFLVFNADIVHLPQLVPLLDFHRQHGGLATIVLTEVDDPSSYGVVEQDDRGQILRFIEKPRREEAPSNRINAGMYILEPDVMRYIPAEQEVSIERETFPLLIEKNAGVYGTVSSGYWRDMGTPARYRQVHWDVLSREFPLPIKGREIQPGVFVGENVKVSSGVLFVPPVLIGNNVKIGHQTVIGPYAVIGDHCQIGARVHCAQTIVWDRSLIRDRSRLQNSIFGYRTVTTAGEVFEGLIINQFKEAVQA
- a CDS encoding glycosyltransferase family 4 protein; its protein translation is MTRIAYVSTYPPRKCGLATFTEHLRQSIDSVRGSSEGDRVIVLYNENDGDDVYRGNPAYWPLPAQQRAAYTEMAKRVNESEIDVVVLQHEFGIFGGEAGEYILDFIAALEKPLVTTFHTVFADPMPPYRPIQEKIAAASDAIIVMNRQAIPYLVKAFGLSEKKIVYIPHGAPGPSPENREWLRRRLGFSGRKVMFTFGLLSRGKGIESVLAALPGVIRRVPETLYVIAGQTHPEVKKREGEAYREELKALIHRLGLDGHVRMEDRYFSEEELIDYLTACDLYVTPYPGMQQITSGTLAYAVGVGRPVISTPYEHARDLLQGCGELLLPYGDTARWEERLGQLLADEAALKRWEETVRQIGVNTHWPRVGEQHIALFARVCAAKRGEVKAVDFVSH
- a CDS encoding phosphomannomutase/phosphoglucomutase; the protein is MSFSAMKQFAWPAHMFKEYDIRGRAGEELDEPFAYWLGRAFADMMQKEGEKRAVVAHDNRLSSPALHRSLKDGLLDGGCDVVDIGLSTTPMFYYSLHYTHIPCGMIVTASHNPGDENGFKIAMGKTTIYGERIQALRRAMERLAKEQPRPKTPRGREEMLSFVPAYKDMLAEKIKLGPRKLKVVVDCGNGTPSIIAPDVLKAWGCDVIPLYCESDPTFPNHHPDPVVPENLVDLIETVRKERADLGLAFDGDGDRIGVVDETGAIRWGDQLMILFWREILKHHPGAEAPVEVKCSQALVEEIERLGGKPFFHRTGHSHVKATLRRNPTIPFAGEMSGHLFFNDEFYGYDDALYAAGRLLRLLSHDVRPLSAWFADVPQYAATPETRVACPEEKKAAAIARVKEKFAGRFPVVDVDGARIQFPDGWGLVRPSNTQPILVLRAEARTEETLAQIKQQLADCLRTLELSVDW